The Coffea eugenioides isolate CCC68of chromosome 8, Ceug_1.0, whole genome shotgun sequence genome has a segment encoding these proteins:
- the LOC113779555 gene encoding disease resistance protein RPM1-like — MAEEVLSFVLDQLSTFLREEGRLLGGLRQEVQFIRDELGHMRAFLREAEEKEEDAQPRLQEWIKQVREAAYDTEDILDEFVARFARHRTTGFYGSVRRIFSSIKNLRARHRVASEIQSIKSRINSISEGHQRYQSEYGISAQASSSLSAVNNTTWRYSRDDALLVEEAKLVGIDQPKKHLISQLLRGDDYQLKVVSVVGMGGLGKTTLVKRVHEDPEVRKHFPVRAWVTVSQTCDFQYLLKDLIRQLHKEGKKPVPQSIESSNTTELKEIIKDFLQQAGRYAIVFDDVWDVEFWNTIKFALPESSHGNRVLLTTRRADVASASCIESRRFVYRMKPLSVKDSRTLFYNKIFNGGNCPGHLMDVAKGILDKCEGLPLAILAISGLLASKDVNRIDEWEMVRRSLGGELEGTGKLDRVKKILSLSYSDLPWHLKICLLYTSIYPEDYKIGCLRLVNLWIAERFVEWREGMSIEDVAWGYFIELVSRSLIQVTGVFYEGSPDTCRIHDLLREVILLKSREQNMVTTTTGQSMMWPSDKVRRLIVHSSSSNNTQHLQQMQNYCFDHLRSFVRIGSTNPLLYKMLLYDVLRSSKLLKVLDLRGQKKQKEIPNEIFKMFHLKHLDLYGTGVERVPKAIGKLQHLEYLNLGKTGVRELPMEILKLQKLRFLEVYQQVDSSDDNYGFHGFKAPSNMGGLLALEILSYIDASSGSIIIKEVGKLTQLRELRITKLRREDGKELCSSLANLTRLRELSIASIGKGDDHEIIDLNHHPPSLSSSSFLQSLRMLILRGRLEKMPQWVARLRGLVRIDLNWSRLRGEEDPLESLQHLPNLHHINFCGSYQGEGLCFKAGGFLKLKSMHLKRMEGLRWMRVEEGALPRLQKLFLQQLPLLEELPLGIQHLSNLQRLSLYETSSHLREKVLENQEEESEDYRGIAHIPEVLIGYYTDDRKWRERRLWEEEKKKKT; from the coding sequence ATGGCAGAAGAAGTTCTCTCTTTTGTGCTGGATCAACTCTCAACTTTTCTGCGCGAGGAGGGACGACTATTGGGAGGGCTTCGGCAAGAGGTCCAGTTCATCAGGGACGAGTTGGGGCACATGAGAGCTTTCCTGAGAGAggcagaagaaaaagaagaagatgctcAACCCAGGCTCCAAGAATGGATCAAGCAAGTGCGAGAGGCTGCTTATGACACTGAAGACATTCTTGATGAATTTGTAGCTCGCTTTGCTCGGCATCGCACAACAGGATTCTACGGCTCTGTTCGGAGAATATTCAGCTCCATCAAGAATTTGAGAGCTCGTCATCGAGTTGCTAGCGAAATACAAAGCATCAAGTCCAGAATCAATAGTATTTCTGAAGGTCATCAAAGATACCAATCCGAATATGGTATCTCTGCCCAAGCGTCCAGCTCACTTTCTGCTGTGAACAACACAACATGGCGCTATAGCAGAGATGACGCACTGCTTGTGGAAGAAGCTAAATTAGTTGGCATTGACCAGCCCAAGAAGCATCTAATTTCTCAGCTCCTCCGAGGGGATGATTACCAACTAAAAGTTGTTTCAGTGGTTGGTATGGGAGGACTTGGCAAAACTACCCTGGTGAAAAGAGTCCACGAGGATCCTGAAGTCAGAAAGCATTTCCCAGTTCGTGCTTGGGTAACTGTCTCTCAGACATGTGACTTTCAGTACCTCCTCAAAGACTTGATTCGGCAGTTACACAAGGAGGGGAAGAAACCAGTCCCACAATCGATCGAGTCTTCGAATACCACCGAGCTGAAAGAAattatcaaagattttcttcaacaagctGGAAGGTATGCAATTGTTTTTGACGATGTATGGGACGTGGAATTTTGGAATACCATCAAATTTGCACTGCCCGAGAGTAGCCACGGCAACCGTGTCCTGCTAACAACTCGAAGAGCTGATGTAGCCTCTGCCTCTTGCATTGAATCTCGGCGTTTTGTCTACAGAATGAAGCCACTCTCTGTAAAGGATTCGAGGACCCTGTTTTACAACAAGATCTTTAATGGTGGTAATTGCCCTGGCCATTTGATGGATGTTGCCAAAGGTATATTGGACAAATGTGAGGGCTTGCCCCTTGCAATCCTTGCAATCAGCGGGCTTTTGGCTTCGAAAGATGTAAACAGAATAGACGAATGGGAGATGGTTCGACGCAGCCTTGGGGGTGAATTAGAAGGCACGGGTAAGCTGGACAGAGTAAAAAAGATACTGTCTCTCAGTTATAGCGACCTGCCTTGGCATCTCAAGATATGTCTGTTGTACACAAGCATTTATCCAGAGGATTACAAAATAGGGTGCCTAAGACTTGTTAACTTATGGATTGCTGAGAGGTTTGTAGAATGGAGAGAAGGAATGAGTATTGAAGATGTAGCCTGGGGTTATTTTATTGAACTCGTCAGTAGAAGTCTGATTCAAGTGACGGGCGTGTTTTATGAAGGATCACCCGACACTTGTCGAATTCATGACCTATTGAGAGAAGTTATTCTTCTCAAGTCAAGGGAACAAAACATGGTCACAACTACTACTGGACAATCAATGATGTGGCCGTCCGACAAGGTACGCCGTCTAATAGTCCATAGTAGCAGCAGTAACAACACCCAACACCTCCAGCAAATGCAAAATTATTGCTTTGATCACCTTCGGTCGTTCGTTAGAATTGGATCCACTAATCCGCTGCTATACAAAATGTTGTTATATGATGTTTTAAGGAGTAGCAAGTTGTTAAAGGTTTTGGATTTGAGAGGTCAAAAGAAACAGAAGGAAATACCAAATGAGATTTTTAAGATGTTTCATCTCAAGCATCTGGACCTATATGGTACAGGAGTGGAGAGAGTCCCAAAAGCCATTGGAAAGCTTCAACATTTGGAGTATCTGAATTTGGGAAAAACTGGAGTTAGGGAATTACCCATGGAAATCCTAAAGCTGCAAAAACTTCGGTTTCTCGAAGTATATCAACAAGTCGATTCTTCAGATGATAATTATGGATTTCACGGATTTAAAGCTCCATCCAATATGGGAGGGCTTCTTGCCCTAGAAATATTAAGTTACATAGATGCTAGTAGTGGATCTATAATCATTAAAGAGGTAGGAAAGCTGACCCAATTAAGAGAATTACGTATTACTAAGTTAAGAAGAGAAGATGGAAAGGAGCTCTGCTCCTCCCTTGCCAACCTCACCCGTCTTCGGGAATTAAGCATTGCTTCAATTGGAAAAGGTGATGATCATGAGATAATCGATCTAAATCATCATCCtccttccctttcttcttcttcgtttCTTCAATCTCTTCGTATGCTGATTTTGCGTGGCCGCTTAGAAAAAATGCCACAGTGGGTAGCTCGTCTTCGCGGCTTGGTAAGAATAGATTTGAATTGGAGCAGGTTAAGGGGTGAGGAGGATCCGCTTGAATCCCTCCAACATTTGCCCAATTTGCATCATATTAACTTCTGTGGATCTTACCAGGGAGAAGGGTTGTGCTTCAAGGCTGGAGGGTTCCTAAAGCTGAAGTCGATGCACTTAAAGAGAATGGAAGGGTTgagatggatgagagtggaggagGGTGCATTGCCTCGTCTCCAAAAACTATTTCTGCAACAACTTCCATTGCTAGAGGAGTTACCTTTGGGTATTCAGCACTTGAGCAATCTTCAACGGCTGTCTCTGTATGAGACGAGTTCTCATTTGAGAGAGAAGGTGTTAGAGAATCAGGAGGAGGAAAGTGAAGATTACAGAGGGATCGCACACATTCCTGAAGTTCTCATTGGGTACTATACAGATGATAGGAAATGGAGAGAGCGCCGGCTATgggaggaggagaagaagaagaaaacataa